A stretch of Pseudomonas sp. CCC3.1 DNA encodes these proteins:
- a CDS encoding RHS repeat-associated core domain-containing protein, protein MVHRLFACLAPAKAKVMFMPRSPTLLCQHTPTLAVFDPRGLQVRTVSFCRSAETGPADERINRNAYDAMGRLQAQWDPRLWALHSQGAPANVNVVYSLTQKSVYSGRSDAGERTHLFNDAQQCVQQWDSQGRLRLSVFDGSMRIKATFEEGICSARYEYADGRDEFSGHNQCGRLIRHDDSAGTQTFNEFAINGGVTSQTRRFLRDLVEPDWPLQWQEREELLEPLNQQATTTWVYNAQNDSVAQKDAKGNQQFFRYSIAGQLQSVSVQLNNQSAPQCVVSAIGYNAQDKIEQEVTGNGVTSTVQYCPASGRMIRIKAQRSSGFVLQDLHYQHDPVGNIISAEDAVPSTRYFANQRVEPVNRYAYDSVYQLIEATGWEAGGLNKGPFFNRFADTRAVGNYWQTYTYDASGNVLSLAHVGPQSHSQVMTIAQYSNRALPEREGGAPTEEEIAAAFDGNGNRLMLQAGQSMMWDSRNQLREVNPVARPDGNNDSELYIYGANGLRCRKVRLAQTKARTLISETRYLPGLELRTCAVTQKVVQEIRINAGRTRARVLQCITPPEGANDPVLYCLTDHLGSDCIELDSEARIISQETYHPFGTTAWFAGRNEVEFRYKTRHYSGREHDATGLVYYGLRYYAPWLMHWLNPDPLSDIDGLNLYRFVHNNPVTLLDVLGALPTDDEADVEVALEAVESSDHFYEQITYEGIDSRAADDASNSYKTEGIAQRLFDLDYQSFSGGKREFNMINTVDLESGLVSTDITARDGFQAVAGIFVNVYTPSKWVFKENYRESHAGQQFFANDITRHQYRLVSKAMGFFGKLPSMIVRFDVQNYRTLKETSGLENHHAQMHRVFLGNTPNGKSTARILKDFGLRATGVERKNEHGLQNFYISIVPDFFNPKLAWKSAVKRTIASHKPNGGNASRVGRS, encoded by the coding sequence ATGGTTCATCGCCTGTTTGCCTGTTTAGCGCCCGCCAAAGCAAAGGTAATGTTCATGCCTCGCTCACCAACGTTGTTATGCCAGCACACCCCGACCTTGGCGGTTTTTGATCCGCGTGGCTTGCAGGTCCGTACTGTGAGTTTCTGCCGCTCAGCCGAGACAGGCCCTGCCGATGAACGGATAAACCGAAACGCTTATGACGCCATGGGCCGCTTGCAGGCGCAGTGGGACCCGCGTTTGTGGGCACTGCACTCGCAAGGCGCACCAGCCAATGTGAACGTTGTTTATTCACTCACGCAAAAAAGCGTGTATTCGGGGCGTTCAGATGCAGGAGAGCGTACCCACTTGTTTAATGATGCTCAGCAATGTGTTCAGCAATGGGACAGCCAAGGCAGACTGCGCCTGAGTGTCTTTGACGGTTCTATGCGTATCAAGGCTACGTTTGAGGAGGGCATATGTTCGGCGCGATATGAATACGCCGATGGTCGTGATGAGTTTTCCGGGCATAACCAATGCGGGCGCTTGATTCGGCATGATGACTCTGCGGGGACTCAGACGTTTAATGAATTTGCTATTAATGGTGGTGTGACGTCACAGACTCGGCGTTTTCTTCGTGATCTTGTAGAGCCTGATTGGCCACTCCAATGGCAAGAGCGGGAGGAGCTGCTTGAACCACTCAACCAGCAAGCCACCACCACGTGGGTCTATAACGCTCAAAACGATTCAGTGGCGCAAAAGGATGCAAAGGGTAATCAGCAGTTTTTTCGATACAGCATTGCCGGTCAATTACAGTCCGTTAGCGTGCAGTTAAATAATCAGTCCGCGCCGCAGTGTGTTGTCAGTGCTATTGGATATAACGCTCAAGATAAAATTGAACAGGAAGTTACGGGTAACGGGGTGACGAGTACAGTTCAGTATTGCCCGGCCAGTGGCCGGATGATTCGGATTAAAGCGCAACGCTCTTCGGGCTTTGTTTTGCAGGATTTGCACTATCAGCACGACCCGGTCGGCAACATAATCAGTGCCGAGGATGCTGTTCCATCCACACGCTACTTTGCCAATCAGCGTGTGGAACCCGTTAACCGATATGCCTACGATAGCGTGTACCAGTTGATTGAAGCCACAGGATGGGAGGCGGGCGGTTTAAACAAGGGGCCGTTTTTCAATCGCTTTGCTGATACCCGGGCGGTGGGCAATTATTGGCAAACGTATACTTACGATGCCAGTGGCAATGTGTTGAGCTTGGCGCACGTGGGACCACAGTCCCATAGCCAGGTGATGACCATCGCACAGTACAGTAACCGGGCACTCCCCGAGCGTGAAGGGGGCGCCCCTACTGAAGAAGAGATCGCGGCAGCGTTTGATGGCAACGGTAACCGGTTGATGCTCCAGGCCGGGCAATCAATGATGTGGGATTCGCGTAATCAGTTGCGGGAAGTGAACCCTGTAGCGCGTCCGGATGGCAATAATGATAGTGAACTCTATATTTATGGTGCCAATGGCCTGCGTTGTCGCAAGGTACGGTTAGCCCAGACCAAGGCTCGAACACTGATCTCGGAAACACGCTATCTCCCGGGCCTGGAGTTACGAACGTGCGCTGTTACCCAGAAAGTCGTTCAAGAGATCCGTATAAATGCCGGGCGTACTCGGGCTCGGGTGTTGCAGTGCATTACGCCACCTGAAGGTGCTAACGATCCAGTGCTTTACTGTCTCACTGATCACTTGGGTTCTGACTGTATAGAGTTGGACAGCGAAGCTCGGATCATCAGTCAGGAAACCTATCATCCTTTCGGCACAACGGCTTGGTTTGCAGGACGCAACGAAGTTGAGTTCCGTTATAAAACGCGTCATTACTCAGGGCGAGAGCATGATGCAACAGGCCTTGTCTATTACGGGCTTCGTTATTATGCCCCTTGGTTAATGCATTGGTTGAATCCTGACCCTCTGAGCGATATTGACGGATTAAATCTTTATCGATTCGTCCACAATAACCCGGTGACACTACTGGATGTGTTGGGGGCCCTACCCACCGATGATGAGGCTGATGTAGAGGTGGCCCTGGAGGCCGTAGAGTCATCCGATCACTTTTATGAACAGATCACTTATGAAGGTATCGATAGCAGAGCGGCAGATGACGCGAGCAATAGCTATAAAACCGAGGGTATTGCTCAAAGGCTGTTTGATCTTGACTATCAGTCATTCTCCGGGGGTAAGCGGGAATTTAATATGATCAACACTGTTGATCTGGAGAGTGGGCTGGTTTCTACCGATATTACTGCTCGGGATGGTTTTCAGGCTGTGGCTGGTATCTTTGTGAATGTGTATACGCCTTCAAAGTGGGTGTTTAAAGAGAACTATCGAGAGTCTCACGCGGGCCAGCAATTTTTTGCCAATGACATTACGCGGCATCAATACCGACTGGTTTCGAAAGCCATGGGCTTCTTCGGAAAACTGCCTTCGATGATTGTCAGATTTGATGTTCAAAACTATCGGACCCTAAAAGAAACCAGTGGGCTGGAAAATCATCACGCGCAGATGCATCGCGTCTTTCTGGGCAATACGCCCAATGGCAAAAGCACCGCCAGGATTCTTAAGGATTTTGGGCTGCGTGCGACGGGCGTAGAGCGAAAAAATGAACACGGGCTGCAAAATTTTTATATTTCAATCGTGCCTGATTTTTTCAACCCCAAGCTAGCGTGGAAGTCTGCAGTGAAACGGACAATTGCGAGTCATAAGCCCAATGGCGGCAACGCAAGCAGAGTGGGGCGTTCCTGA
- a CDS encoding peptide ABC transporter ATP-binding protein, producing MTVVLTARDLTRHYEVSRGLFKGHAQVRALNGVSFELEAGKTLAVVGESGCGKSTLARALTLIEEPSSGSLKIAGQEVAGANKAERKQLRKDVQMVFQSPYASLNPRQKVGDQLAEPLLINTQLSASERRDKVQAMMKQVGLRPEHYHRYPHMFSGGQRQRIALARAMMLQPKVLVADEPTSALDVSIQAQVLNLFMDLQQEFNTAYVFISHNLAVVRHVADEVLVMYLGRPVEMGPKEEIYTRPLHPYTQALLSATPTIHPDPLKPKIKIVGELPNPLNPPSGCAFHKRCPYATEFCSTHEPSLRVLDNRQVACHHAELFLQA from the coding sequence ATGACTGTTGTTCTTACTGCCCGCGACCTAACCCGTCATTACGAAGTGTCCCGCGGCCTGTTCAAGGGTCACGCGCAGGTACGCGCCCTCAACGGCGTATCGTTTGAACTGGAAGCCGGGAAAACCTTGGCCGTGGTCGGCGAATCAGGCTGTGGCAAATCCACCTTGGCCCGCGCCCTGACCCTGATTGAAGAACCGTCCTCCGGCTCGTTGAAAATCGCCGGACAAGAAGTCGCAGGCGCCAACAAGGCTGAACGCAAACAACTGCGCAAAGATGTACAGATGGTCTTCCAGAGCCCTTACGCCTCGCTCAACCCTCGGCAAAAAGTCGGGGATCAGTTGGCTGAACCGTTGCTGATCAACACCCAACTGAGCGCCAGCGAACGCCGCGACAAGGTTCAGGCCATGATGAAACAGGTCGGCTTGCGCCCAGAGCATTACCACCGCTACCCGCACATGTTCTCGGGGGGACAGCGCCAACGCATCGCCCTGGCACGGGCGATGATGCTGCAACCCAAAGTGCTGGTGGCAGACGAACCGACTTCCGCGCTCGACGTATCGATTCAAGCGCAGGTACTCAACCTGTTCATGGACTTGCAGCAAGAATTCAACACCGCCTACGTCTTCATCTCACACAACCTGGCGGTGGTGCGGCACGTGGCCGATGAAGTGCTGGTGATGTACCTGGGCCGCCCAGTAGAAATGGGCCCAAAAGAAGAGATCTACACCCGGCCGCTGCACCCCTACACCCAGGCGCTGTTGTCAGCGACCCCGACCATTCACCCGGACCCGCTCAAGCCAAAAATCAAAATTGTCGGCGAGTTGCCCAACCCGCTGAACCCGCCCTCAGGTTGCGCCTTCCACAAGCGCTGCCCGTATGCGACCGAGTTTTGCAGCACTCATGAGCCGTCATTGCGTGTGCTGGATAACCGCCAAGTAGCTTGCCATCACGCGGAGCTGTTTTTACAGGCGTAA